The DNA sequence AGTCCTCGAGAGACACGGGTGGTTGCACTAGGAAAACCCTCTGAACGAGACCGGAAATCCTGGTACTTTCGCCGATATGCCGAGCACCTACCATCCAAGCAGGAAATGGTTTTTATGAACCGCAGCTGGTACAACCGCGCAGGCGTAGAGACAGTCATGGGATATTGCACCCAGCCGGAGTATGAGACTTTCATGAGGACGGTGTTGCCCTTCGAACACCTTCTAGTGACCTCCGGCATTCAGATTCTCAAATACTATTTGGACATTTCGAAGAAGGAACAGCAAGCCAGACTGAGGGACCGAAGGTCAAACCCACTCAAAACCTGGAAGACAAGTCCCGTTGACCGGGCGGCGCAGAGAAATTGGAATGCGTATAGCGAAGCGCGCAACGCAATGTTTCATCAAACTCACAATGAAATAACACCATGGTACATCGTGAAGGCGGACAATAAGAAGTCGGCCAGATTGAATATCATCCGTCACATCATGTCGAACGTCGAATGTCCCGACAAGGATGAGCATGTGGCAATCCCGGACGCGGACGTCGTATTCACCTACAGCAAAAAAGCGTTGAGCAATGGAGCTATTGAACCCTGACTCAGGGATCGTGCCCCATAGGCGCAGAGGAAACGAATAACTAGTTCGTGGTGCGGGCTGACTAACGCTTATCGCGAGTGGATGGTTCTACACAAGCCTCCCACTGCCATAGGCGGCCCATAGCGATATAGATAAACGATCCTGACCAGGCTATTAGCAGTAGGCCGTTTAGTGCTTCAATCCCCGTCAGGAAGCGCAAATGTCCAGTAGGAAATATGTCTCCAAGCCCCAGAGATGTGTAACTCACGAGCGAGAAGTAGAGATAGTCGAGCGGATGAATGACGCTCGCTCCACCAAAAGAGCCCAATCCAAGTATCCCGTCTCCAGCTGCAAATGCGGATGCATATAGGCCGACTTCTACAAGGTGAGCTGACAGCGCGACAAATATCATGACAAGCATTCGAACTCCCGGCGTCATAGCGATCGCTGCCATCCCTTGTGACAACCAGCGCAACACTATGAAGTGAACCACGAAAGTTGAGAATACTAACGAAATTGAGAGCACTAAAGCGGTTATCATTTGCGATCCTTCAGCGTTATCAAATCTAGACCTAAAATTTTGAACAGAACTATGAGGATTGTGTGGTGCGCTTATGAAGACTGCAACGGGTATTCAGATCGTCGTCGTAATGTTGCTTTGGGCTTCATGCTTCCCCCTCGTTACCATCGGCATTGAATATGCGCCTCACCTTACATTCGCTGCTATGAGGGCAACAATCGCCGGTGTCGCTCTTCTAATTTTAGCGTTAGTTATGGGGCAACATTTTCCCAGAAGGCTATCGACGTGGAGTAAAATTTCTGCTGTTGGCATTGGATCAACGAGCCTCGGATTCTTTGGGATGTTCCATGCAGCCGAGTTTGTCTCGCCCGGCATCGCAACTGTCATCGCCAGCACCCAGCCCCTGCTCGCGGCACTGTTGGCAAGGATCGTATTGAAGGAACGCTTGGGTCATTGGAGCTATTTTGGTCTAGCACTAGGGTTTGTTGGGATTGCCGCCGTCGCATCGCCCGAAATGTTGGGCAGCAAAACTTACGTACAGGGGATCGCATACATCATCCTCGCAGCTCTAGGCGTAACCGTTGGCAATGTCGCAATGAAATCGCTCGCCGACGACGTCGATGCATTGATGGGGATGGGCCTTCAGCTTCTTGTCGGAAGCGTTCCCCTTGCCTTCTTGGCATACTTCACCGAAGACATATATTCCGTTCAGTGGTCAGGTGAGTTCGTAAGCTCATTGGTGGCGCTGTCCCTCTTCGGGACTGCGCTTGTTTTTTGGTTGTGGTTCTCCGCACTCAAAAAAACAGCCCTCAGTCGGGCCAACGCGTTCAGCTTCCTGGTGCCCGTGTTTGGTTTGACGATTGCAGCGATATTCTTTGGAGAGACAATTGGGATGATTCAGGCTGCCGGAATTGCTCTAACATTGTCGGGTGTGTCGCTCGTCTTAGGCAGTAGAGAAACAACCTAAGCCGCCCTAACAAGTTACCCCTCAACAAATTATGCAGTCCTTAGCCTAGCTCCATCTCCAACTCAACGCTGCCGTGCTTCGTCAGGTCCGAAGGAGAAATCCCGAACGTACCCCGAAAGGTTCGAGCCAAATGCGCCGAGTCTGAGAACCCTCCTGCATAAGCAGCTCCGGTCAATGAACGCTCCTTGTCGAGGTAGCGTACAGCTCTTTGCAGCTTCAACCACAACAAATATTTGCTTGGGGACATGCCAACTTGCTCTTTAAACAGGTGACGCAAACGGCTGCCCGACAATCCGACGAGCTGGGCAAATGGCGATATACTTCGTGGCAGATATTGAAGCTCGTCGAGACGCGTCAAAATCTCGCGAACGCGAGGATCGATGATATCTTGTTCAACATCCGCCGCCGCCCTCCAGAGTCGAGACGCGACTAATGCGGCTAGTCTGCTGCGTGGAATATTTGAATTTTCAGCGATCATCATTCGAATGAGCTTTGTCTGGGCCAGATCAGGACAATAGTAGGCGTCAGACCCCAATTGGCTTCGCACACCTGCCCCGACAGCTGAGCTCCCATCAATATAAATAAGCGTTGCGGGCTCCGACGAAACGTGAAGTCGGTGCAATTGATCCGCGCCCACAACAACAATTCCACAAATCACCGGCGTTTCTTGACCTCGCAGATCAAGCACCAAGTCTGATTTGCCGGAGATGCAAATCTGCAAGGCGCTATGCCGATGGTATTCACCATCGCCGACCGGCCCGTTGTAAATTGCCCATCCACGTCCAAGTAACAATCTGCCAGACCAATCTTTCATCAGCCAATATTAGCTCCGCACCCGACTACAAGCCAAGTTCCCCTAGCTTTTGATCTCCCCATTGACCTTCCACCAGGCGGAACCCTCATCATCTTCGAATCAGCTAACGGCTCGCAATCTTCCGCCGTCGCTTCGATAACTTGGAGACAGGAATGGTCAAAAATGGGGGTGGTTGGGTTGCGCCGTCGTTAGACGCACTCAATCAGGGTCATGACAACAATTTCAACCTAATCCGCTTTCTAGCAGCGATTTCTGTTGCTCTGTCCCATAGTTACCTGACCGTATCCGGCGATCCGTCAGCGCGTCCGCTGATCGCCGAGACGGGTTTCACCCTCGGCTATCATGCCGTGAATGTTTTTTTTGTGATTAGCGGATTTTTGGTCACGCAATCATGGATGCGGAGCAGTTCGATTATAAGCTTCGCAACCGCGCGGGGATTGCGGATCTATCCGGGCATCATCATCAGCACGCTGTTTGTAACGTTGGTCTTAGGTACTGCAATGACAGCACTCCCTGCAACAGAGTACCTAACCTCGCCGGAAACATACCTGTACCTAACAATCACAGCAAGCCTAGTAGAACCAAGCGGAAGCCTGCCGGGTCTCTTTCTAGCTACACCAGACCCGATAACGGTCAATGGGTCTCTCTGGACGTTGAGGTACGAAGTGATCTGCTATGTTACCCTCGCTGTGTTCGGCATTGTTGGCATCCTCAACCGACCTAGAGTCTTCGCTGTTATTGCCATTCCTGTTGGCATAGGACTGCTGGTCTTATCTCTCTTTCCGTTTGCCCATGACAATACGATGGTCTTTGGGCATTTCGTAAGGTTTGGACTGTGTTTTGGGTTGGGTGTTGTCGCCTACCAGTACCGCGCTCATATTCCTGTTCACTGGATCGGTGTGCTCGCACTGATTGCGATTACCAGTCTCGCGTTTGACCAGGCTATTTATCCGTTTCTGCTGTATGTGACGACCGCCTATGCGACGTTCTGGGTGGCTTACGTGCCGAAGGGAAAAATTCGACTCTTCAATAAATCTGGTGATTATTCATACGGCATCTACATATATGCCTACCCCATACAACAGACGCTCATTAGTCTGGCGCCAGACATCACGCCCATCCAAATGTTTGGTGCAGCGGTCGCTGCCTCTCTTCCTTTAGCAATTGCTTCGTGGCACTTGGTGGAACACCCAACACTTCGTTGGAAGCGGCCTCTCGCGGACTTTTTCATTAAGAAGGCTGGTTTGGCTGATTCATAAGGTCAACCTGATGGACACTTTGCTCGATCAGCGATTGAAGCGAACCCGCCCCTTCCAAATGAAGAAAGCAGTTGGAAGGACCAGCCACTGCACTATCGGGGAGAGTCCAATGCCAAAATCACCCATGTTGATCAACGGCATCAAGTCCGAGTACGCCCAGGATTTCCGCACGTAGACGTTCAACCATTCGCTGAAAACTGTGTAGACAAGGCCGAGCAATACTGCGCAGAACGCTACGCCTTTTGGCCGCACAGTAAGCTTTAGCGGAAGACGAGAGGTCAATCGAAAGAGCCCATAAGCTATCGCTAATGAGAACAGGCCTATCAGGACATCGCCACCCGTACAGTGGAAGACGGCAAAGACAATCGTATCAAATGCCTGATCCCAAAGTGTGTACAGAGGAAGCTGAGCAGTCTCCCAGATCAGATTGGAAAGGCTCAGATAGGCGGCGTATGCGATCCAATATCGCACCGTATAGGGATCATTTTTTTTCATCGAAATTAAAGCTAGACCTTCCGCCAGCTGGAAGGTCTAGCTTTAATTTCAATCGTCCCGAAGACCTGATGGATATGGGTTGCGGAGTTAAAGGTATATGCTTGAGCAGCTTACAAAGTTCATTGTTACTCGTCCGCGCCTTGTTGTGATTCTGTCGGCATTTGTAGCGCTGTCGCTGTCCCTTCCCATGGCCCAGTTACAGATGACGTCCGACTATCGGGTATTTTTTTCGAGCGAAAACCCCGAACTTGTTGCCTCTGATCGTTTTGAGAGGACCTATACCAGCAACGATACAGCCATTATTGCCATTAAGCCCCAATCCGGTGATGTATTTCAAAAGGATGTCCTGTCGCTTTTGTCCATATTGACTGACCG is a window from the Rhodobiaceae bacterium genome containing:
- the yijE gene encoding putative cystine transporter YijE; translation: MKTATGIQIVVVMLLWASCFPLVTIGIEYAPHLTFAAMRATIAGVALLILALVMGQHFPRRLSTWSKISAVGIGSTSLGFFGMFHAAEFVSPGIATVIASTQPLLAALLARIVLKERLGHWSYFGLALGFVGIAAVASPEMLGSKTYVQGIAYIILAALGVTVGNVAMKSLADDVDALMGMGLQLLVGSVPLAFLAYFTEDIYSVQWSGEFVSSLVALSLFGTALVFWLWFSALKKTALSRANAFSFLVPVFGLTIAAIFFGETIGMIQAAGIALTLSGVSLVLGSRETT
- the rhaS gene encoding HTH-type transcriptional activator RhaS produces the protein MKDWSGRLLLGRGWAIYNGPVGDGEYHRHSALQICISGKSDLVLDLRGQETPVICGIVVVGADQLHRLHVSSEPATLIYIDGSSAVGAGVRSQLGSDAYYCPDLAQTKLIRMMIAENSNIPRSRLAALVASRLWRAAADVEQDIIDPRVREILTRLDELQYLPRSISPFAQLVGLSGSRLRHLFKEQVGMSPSKYLLWLKLQRAVRYLDKERSLTGAAYAGGFSDSAHLARTFRGTFGISPSDLTKHGSVELEMELG
- a CDS encoding acyltransferase family protein; this translates as MVKNGGGWVAPSLDALNQGHDNNFNLIRFLAAISVALSHSYLTVSGDPSARPLIAETGFTLGYHAVNVFFVISGFLVTQSWMRSSSIISFATARGLRIYPGIIISTLFVTLVLGTAMTALPATEYLTSPETYLYLTITASLVEPSGSLPGLFLATPDPITVNGSLWTLRYEVICYVTLAVFGIVGILNRPRVFAVIAIPVGIGLLVLSLFPFAHDNTMVFGHFVRFGLCFGLGVVAYQYRAHIPVHWIGVLALIAITSLAFDQAIYPFLLYVTTAYATFWVAYVPKGKIRLFNKSGDYSYGIYIYAYPIQQTLISLAPDITPIQMFGAAVAASLPLAIASWHLVEHPTLRWKRPLADFFIKKAGLADS
- the tmk gene encoding thymidylate kinase, which translates into the protein MSTKSGKTSDTAIPGYKETLRTLQVELVKLQRHLIKNDLQIVILLEGRDTAGKDGVIKRITQHLSPRETRVVALGKPSERDRKSWYFRRYAEHLPSKQEMVFMNRSWYNRAGVETVMGYCTQPEYETFMRTVLPFEHLLVTSGIQILKYYLDISKKEQQARLRDRRSNPLKTWKTSPVDRAAQRNWNAYSEARNAMFHQTHNEITPWYIVKADNKKSARLNIIRHIMSNVECPDKDEHVAIPDADVVFTYSKKALSNGAIEP
- a CDS encoding ion channel; the encoded protein is MITALVLSISLVFSTFVVHFIVLRWLSQGMAAIAMTPGVRMLVMIFVALSAHLVEVGLYASAFAAGDGILGLGSFGGASVIHPLDYLYFSLVSYTSLGLGDIFPTGHLRFLTGIEALNGLLLIAWSGSFIYIAMGRLWQWEACVEPSTRDKR